In Falco cherrug isolate bFalChe1 chromosome 5, bFalChe1.pri, whole genome shotgun sequence, one DNA window encodes the following:
- the CHD4 gene encoding chromodomain-helicase-DNA-binding protein 4 isoform X6, whose product MASAIGSPSPCSGGSDDDEMEILLNNAIPQHPEPEEEPEEELLSEAETPKIKKKKKPKKLKEPKVPKLSKRQKKELGDSSGEGNEFVEEEEEVLRSDSEGSDYTPGKKKKKKLGPKKEKKNKAKRKEEEEEEEEDDDSKEPKSSAQLLEDWGMEDIDHVFTEEDYRTLTNYKAFSQFVRPLIAAKNPKIAVSKMMMVLGAKWREFSTNNPFKGSSGASVAAAAAAAVAVVESMVTNVDAVLPQPPVDVPLRKAKTKEGKGPNARRKPKASPRIPDIKKPKTKKVAPLKIKLGGFGSKRKRSSSEDDDLDVESDFDDASINSYSVSDGSTSRSSRSRKKLKAGKKKKKGEEDSTVAVDGYETDHQDYCEVCQQGGEIILCDTCPRAYHMVCLDPDMEKAPEGKWSCPHCEKEGIQWEAKEDNSEGEEILEDVVGDAEEEDDHHMEFCRVCKDGGELLCCDACPSSYHIHCLNPPLPEIPNGEWLCPRCTCPALKGKVQKILIWKWGQPPVGPPPPRPPDADPNAPPPKPLEGRPERQFFVKWQGMSYWHCSWVSELQLELHCQVMFRNYQRKNDMDEPPSGDFGGEEEKSRKRKNKDPKYAEMEERFYRYGIKPEWMMIHRILNHSVDKKGNVHYLIKWRDLPYDQASWESEDVDIQDYDLYKQAYWNHRELMRGEEGRPGKKLKKVKMRKLERPPETPTVDPTVKYDRQPEYLDVTGGTLHPYQLEGLNWLRFSWAQGTDTILADEMGLGKTVQTAVFLYSLYKEGHSKGPFLVSAPLSTIINWEREFEMWAPDMYVVTYVGDKDSRAIIRENEFTFEDNAIRGGKKASRMKKEAAVKFHVLLTSYELITIDMAILGSIDWACLIVDEAHRLKNNQSKFFRVLNGYSLQHKLLLTGTPLQNNLEELFHLLNFLTPERFHNLEGFLEEFADIAKEDQIKKLHDMLGPHMLRRLKADVFKNMPSKTELIVRVELSPMQKKYYKYILTRNFEALNARGGGNQVSLLNVVMDLKKCCNHPYLFPVAAMEAPKMPNGMYDGSALIRASGKLLLLQKMLKNLKEGGHRVLIFSQMTKMLDLLEDFLEHEGYKYERIDGGITGNMRQEAIDRFNAPGAQQFCFLLSTRAGGLGINLATADTVIIYDSDWNPHNDIQAFSRAHRIGQNKKVMIYRFVTRASVEERITQVAKKKMMLTHLVVRPGLGSKTGSMSKQELDDILKFGTEELFKDEATEGGDNKEGEDSSVIHYDDKAIERLLDRNQDETEDTELQGMNEYLSSFKVAQYVVREEEMGEEEEVEREIIKQEESVDPDYWEKLLRHHYEQQQEDLARNLGKGKRIRKQVNYNDGSQEDRDWQDDQSDNQSDYSVASEEGDEDFDERSEAAFLSSAARRPSRKGLRNDKDKPLPPLLARVGGNIEVLGFNARQRKAFLNAIMRYGMPPQDAFTTQWLVRDLRGKSEKEFKAYVSLFMRHLCEPGADGAETFADGVPREGLSRQHVLTRIGVMSLIRKKVQEFEHVNGRWSMPELAEIEENKKLSQPSSPSPKTPTPSTPGDTQPNTPAPVPPAEEGVKVEEGTSAKEQGESSEPEKELGASATETEVPMEQCTQPVETPPQEAKSPVNPAEADEKKVEEPEVKERPDEPMEVESKADLEKVEDRAPIENAPEPPIITLDEKDEKKDDDKRDVVMLQNGEMLKESVDERHKKAVKQRFMFNIADGGFTELHSLWQNEERAATVTKKTYEIWHRRHDYWLLAGIINHGYARWQDIQNDPRYAILNEPFKGEMNRGNFLEIKNKFLARRFKLLEQALVIEEQLRRAAYLNMSEDPSHPSMALNTRFAEVECLAESHQHLSKESMAGNKPANAVLHKVLKQLEELLSDMKADVTRLPATIARIPPVAVRLQMSERNILSRLANRSSEPPPPPPPQQVAQQQ is encoded by the exons GAGCCGAAGTCATCTGCTCAGCTTCTTGAAGACTGGGGCATGGAGGATATTGATCATGTCTTCACAGAGGAGGATTACCGCACTCTCACCAATTACAAAGCTTTCAGCCAGTTTGTCAG GCCACTTATTGCAGCCAAGAACCCTAAAATAGCAGTGTCGAAGATGATGATGGTACTGGGAGCCAAATGGAGGGAGTTTAGCACGAACAACCCCTTCAAGGGGAGTTCAGGTGCatctgtggcagctgctgcagctgcagctgttgcaGTGGTGGAAAGCATGGTGACAAATGTGGATGCTGTCCTGCCGCAGCCCCCTGTAGATGTGCCGCTCAGGAAAGCCAAGACAAAGGAGGGCAAAG GACCCAATGCCCGGCGGAAGCCAAAGGCCAGTCCTCGTATTCCTGATATCAAGAAACCTAAAACAAAGAAGGTGGCACCTTTGAAGATCAAACTGGGAGGATTTGGTTCCAAGCGTAAAAGGTCATCG AGTGAAGATGATGATCTGGATGTGGAGTCAGACTTTGATGATGCCAGCATCAACAGCTACTCTGTTTCAGATGGATCTACAAGCCGTAGTAGCCGCAGTCGCAAAAAACTCaaagctgggaaaaagaaaaagaaag GTGAGGAGGACTCCACAGTGGCTGTGGATGGCTATGAGACTGATCACCAGGACTACTGTGAGGTATGCCAGCAGGGTGGAGAGATTATTCTGTGTGATACCTGCCCTCGTGCCTACCACATGGTTTGCCTGGACCCAGACATGGAGAAAGCCCCAGAGGGCAAATGGAGCTGCCCGCACTGT GAAAAAGAGGGTATTCAGTGGGAGGCAAAGGAGGATAACTCTGAAGGTGAGGAAATCCTGGAGGATGTTGTGGGGGatgctgaggaagaggatgaCCACCATATGGAGTTCTGTAGAGTCTGCAAGGATGGaggagagctgctgtgctgtgatgCCTGTCCTTCATCCTATCACATCCACTGTCTGAATCCCCCATTGCCAGAGATTCCCAATGGAGAGTGGCTATGTCCTCGCTGCACT TGCCCAGCTTTAAAAGGAAAGGTGCAGAAGATCTTGATCTGGAAATGGGGTCAGCCCCCAGTTGGCCCCCCGCCACCACGTCCACCTGATGCAGACCCTAATGCTCCTCCCCCTAAGCCGCTGGAGGGTCGGCCTGAAAGGCAGTTCTTTGTCAAATGGCAGGGCATGTCCTACTGGCACTGCTCTTGGGTGTCGGAGTTGCAG ctggagctgcactGCCAGGTCATGTTTCGTAACTATCAACGCAAAAATGATATGGATGAGCCACCCTCAGGGGACTTcggaggggaagaggagaaaagccggaagagaaaaaacaaggacCCCAAATATGCTGAGATGGAGGAGCGCTTCTATAGATATGGGATCAAGCCTGAGTGGATGATGATCCACAGGATCCTTAATCATAG TGTGGATAAGAAGGGAAACGTCCACTACTTGATTAAATGGAGAGACCTACCCTATGACCAGGCATCCTGGGAAAGCGAAGATGTGGATATCCAAGATTATGACCTCTACAAGCAAGCCTACTGGAATCACAG GGAGCTGATGAGAGGTGAAGAGGGCAGGCCTGGTAAGAAGTTAAAGAAAGTGAAGATGCGGAAACTGGAAAGGCCCCCTGAGACTCCCACAGTAGAT CCCACAGTGAAATATGACCGGCAACCGGAGTACCTCGATGTAACAGGGGGGACCTTGCATCCCTACCAACTGGAAGGACTGAACTGGCTGCGCTTCTCTTGGGCTCAGGGCACAGATACAATCTTGGCTGATGAAATGGGTCTGGGAAAGACTGTGCAGACAGCTGTGTTCCTGTATTCCTTATACAAAGAG GGCCACTCAAAGGGTCCCTTCTTGGTGAGTGCCCCGCTGTCCACAATCATCAACTGGGAGCGAGAATTTGAGATGTGGGCCCCAGATATGTATGTAGTGACCTATGTGGGGGACAAAGACAGCCGGGCCATCATCCGTGAGAACGAGTTCACTTTTGAGGATAATGCCATACGTGGAGGCAAAAAAGCATCCAGAATGAAG aaggaGGCTGCTGTGAAGTTCCACGTGCTTCTCACGTCCTATGAACTAATCACAATTGATATGGCCATACTAGGCTCTATCGACTGGGCCTGTCTCATTGTGGATGAAGCTCACAGACTGAAGAACAATCAGTCGAAG TTCTTCCGTGTGCTGAATGGTTACTCCCTCcagcacaagctgctgcttACAGGAACTCCCCTGCAGAACAACCTGGAAGAACTGTTCCACCTGCTGAACTTCCTGACGCCAGAGAGATTCCA TAACTTGGAGGGCTTCCTAGAAGAGTTTGCAGATATTGCCAAGGAAGATCAGATCAAGAAGCTGCATGACATGCTGGGCCCACACATGCTGAGGCGTCTCAAAGCTGATGTTTTCAAGAATATGCCATCTAAGACTGAACTCATTGTCAGAGTGGAGTTGAGCCCCATGCAGAA gaaatattataaatacattttgacaAGAAATTTTGAGGCACTGAATGCACGGGGTGGTGGTAACCAAGTCTCCTTGCTCAATGTTGTTATGGATCTGAAGAAATGCTGTAACCACCCCTACCTCTTCCCTGTAGCTGCTATG gAAGCTCCAAAAATGCCGAACGGCATGTATGACGGTAGTGCTCTTATTCGAGCCTCTGGAAAGCTGTTGCTGCTCCAGAAGATGTTGAAGAACCTCAAGGAAGGAGGTCACAGGGTACTCATATTCTCTCAG ATGACTAAAATGTTGGACCTTCTAGAAGATTTTTTGGAACATGAAGGGTACAAATATGAGCGGATTGATGGAGGAATCACAGGGAACATGCGTCAGGAGGCTATTGATCGCTTCAATG CTCCTGGTGCTCAgcagttctgctttctgctttcgACTCGAGCTGGGGGTCTTGGCATTAACTTGGCCACAGCAGATACTGTGATTATCTACGATTCAGACTGGAACCCCCACAATGATATCCAG GCCTTCAGTCGTGCACACAGAATTGGACAGAACAAGAAAGTGATGATATACCGCTTTGTGACAAGGGCCTCAGTGGAGGAGCGTATCACTCAGGTGGCCAAGAAGAAAATGATGCTAACTCATCTGGTAGTGAGACCAGGGTTGGGCTCCAAGACAGGCTCCATGTCCAAACAGGAACTTGATGACATTCTCAAATTTGGCACTGAAGAGCTCTTCAAGGATGAGGCTACTGAGGGGG GGGATAACAAAGAAGGTGAGGACAGCAGTGTCATCCACTACGATGACAAAGCAATTGAGCGTCTGTTGGATCGGAACCAGGATGAAACAGAAGATACAGAACTTCAGGGCATGAATGAGTATCTCAGCTCCTTCAAGGTGGCCCAGTATGTGGTTCGTGAAGAGGAGATGGGG gaggaagaggaggttgAACGGGAGATCATTAAGCAGGAGGAATCGGTGGATCCTGATTACTGGGAGAAACTGCTGCGTCACCATtatgaacagcagcaggaggatcTGGCCAGGAATCTGGGCAAGGGCAAGCGTATTCGCAAGCAAGTTAACTACAATGATGGCTCGCAGGAGGATAGAG actggCAGGATGACCAGTCAGATAATCAGTCAGACTATTCAGTTGCTTCTGAAGAAGGAGACGAGGACTTTGATGAGAGGTCTGAAG CTGCATTTCTCTCTTCAGCAGCTCGTCGGCCTAGCCGCAAAGGCCTGAGAAATGATAAGGATAAGCCTCTGCCTCCCTTACTTGCCCGTGTGGGAGGGAACATTGAG GTCTTGGGTTTCAATGCCCGCCAGCGGAAAGCCTTCCTCAATGCTATCATGCGCTATGGAATGCCACCTCAGGATGCCTTCACCACTCAGTGGCTTGTTCGGGACCTCCGTGGCAAGTCAGAGAAAGAGTTCAA GGCTTATGTCTCGCTGTTCATGCGCCACTTATGTGAACCTGGAGCTGATGGTGCAGAGACCTTTGCAGATGGGGTCCCACGGGAAGGTCTTTCTCGACAGCATGTCCTTACTCGCATTGGGGTCATGTCACTTATACGCAAAAAG GTGCAGGAATTTGAGCATGTGAATGGCCGCTGGAGTATGCCAGAGCTGGCAGAGATAGAAGAGAACAAGAAACTTTCACAGCCAAGCTCGCCGTCTCCGAAAACTCCAACTCCTTCAACACCAGGGGACACGCAGCCCAATACGCCTGCCCCTGTCCCTCCAGCTG AAGAAGGAGTAAAGGTAGAAGAAGGCACCAGTGCTAAGGAGCAAGGAGAGTCATCTGAACCGGAGAAAGAGCTTGGTGCCTCTGCTACTGAAACAGAGGTCCCGATGGAG CAGTGCACCCAGCCTGTGGAGACACCGCCACAGGAAGCAAAATCCCCGGTGAACCCCGCAGAAGCGgatgaaaaaaaagtagaggAGCCAGAAGTGAAGGAAAGACCAGATGAGCCAATGGAAGTAGAAAGCAAAG CTGACCTGGAGAAAGTGGAAGACAGAGCACCTATTGAGAATGCCCCTGAACCTCCTATAATCACTCTGGATGAAAAAG ATGAGAAAAAGGATGACGATAAGAGAGATGTGGTGATGCTGCAGAATGGAGAGATGCTGAAAGAGTCAGTAGATGAAAGGCACAAGAAGGCAGTAAAGCAGCGCTTCATGTTCAACATAGCAGATGGCGGTTTCACTG AACTCCACTCCCTGTGGCAGAATGAAGAGCGGGCTGCAACTGTCACAAAGAAGACCTACGAGATCTGGCATCGGCGTCACGACTACTGGCTTCTTGCTGGGATTATCAA TCATGGCTATGCCCGTTGGCAGGATATTCAGAATGATCCACGTTACGCCATCCTCAATGAACCCTTCAAGGGTGAGATGAACAGGGGTAACTTCCTGGAAATAAAGAATAAGTTCTTGGCAAGGAGATTTAAG CTCCTGGAGCAAGCACTGGTGATAGAGGAGCAGCTGCGGCGAGCTGCCTATCTGAACATGTCAGAAGACCCATCTCACCCATCTATGGCTCTGAACACGCGCTTTGCGGAGGTGGAATGCCTGGCTGAGAGCCACCAGCACCTATCCAAGGAGTCAATGGCTGGGAATAAACCAGCCAATGCTGTGCTGCACAAAG TTctgaagcagctggaggagctttTGAGTGACATGAAGGCAGATGTGACTCGTTTGCCTGCCACCATTGCCCGTATCCCACCTGTAGCAGTGCGCCTCCAGATGTCAGAACGCAACATCCTCAGCCGGCTGGCCAACCGCAGCAGCGAgccccctccaccaccacctccccaaCAA GTGGCCCAGCAGCAGTGA